Proteins from a genomic interval of Rosa chinensis cultivar Old Blush chromosome 2, RchiOBHm-V2, whole genome shotgun sequence:
- the LOC112184243 gene encoding uncharacterized protein LOC112184243, translated as MIFLRHHLHQGLKNEYLTVKDPLELWTGLADRFAHQKTVVLPRARYEWTHLRLQDYSSVIDYNSAMFRITSQMNLCGETVTQAMMLEKTFSTFHASNMVLQQQYRERGFTKYSDLISCLLVAEQNNELLMKNHQSRPTGSQPFPEANAIFTSGYGNRRGGRHGKARNRGHRRGQGRQNGQARGGYNQQLGPRNNAKITKGNGQMIKPHKNEDSICLRCGGKGHWARTCRAEDHLVALYKASLKKKHVETNYIDHSDPWDSSEPIDITPLDVSDFFANNGSNFDDMTSGGILDDY; from the coding sequence ATGATTTTTCTGCGCCACCATCTCCATCAGGGATTGAAGAACGAGTACTTAACTGTCAAAGACCCACTTGAGCTATGGACAGGTCTGGCAGATAGGTTCGCTCACCAAAAGACTGTTGTGCTCCCTAGAGCACGTTATGAATGGACGCATCTGCGCCTTCAAGATTACAGTTCTGTGATAGATTATAATTCTGCCATGTTCAGGATCACCTCCCAAATGAATCTTTGTGGAGAAACTGTAACTCAGGCCATGATGCTTGAAAAGACCTTCTCCACTTTTCATGCCTCCAACATGGTCTTACAGCAGCAATATAGAGAAAGAGGATTCACTAAATATTCTGATCTCATCTCTTGTCTTCTGGTGGCTGAGCAAAACAATGAGCTCTTAATGAAGAACCATCAGTCTCGCCCTACAGGATCACAACCATTCCCTGAAGCGAATGCTATTTTTACTAGTGGTTATGGCAATAGACGTGGTGGAAGGCATGGCAAAGCCCGTAACCGTGGTCATAGACGTGGTCAGGGTCGACAAAATGGCCAAGCTCGTGGGGGCTACAACCAGCAGTTGGGCCCAAGGAACAATGCCAAGATTACTAAAGGGAATGGTCAGATGATCAAACCTCATAAAAATGAAGACAGTATTTGTCTTAGATGTGGTGGTAAAGGCCATTGGGCTCGCACCTGTCGTGCAGAAGACCATTTGGTGGCCCTCTACAAAGCTTCCttgaaaaagaaacatgtgGAGACAAACTACATTGACCACTCTGACCCTTGGGATTCATCTGAGCCTATAGACATTACTCCGCTCGATGTCTCAGATTTTTTTGCGAACAATGGAAGCAATTTTGATGATATGACCAGTGGTGGAATTCTTGACGACTACTAG